One window from the genome of Lawsonibacter asaccharolyticus encodes:
- a CDS encoding AAA ATPase yields the protein MAYRPLADEIRPQTLDEVVGQKHILGREGLLRRIIEGGDIPNLIFYGPSGTGKTTVANIIARRTNRPLHRLNATTASISDIKEIIADIGTLMAPEGVLLYLDEIQYFNKKQQQSLLEFMENGKITLIASTTENPFFYVFGAVLSRSTVFEFKPITAEDALPAIDRGVSILEGRLGGGLMLEEGVREHIAASCGGDIRKAMNALELLASAAKREQGKFLVTLSDAQTAAQKSAMRYDREGDNHFDIASALMKSMRGSDPDAAVHYLARLLEAGDLITAIRRILCSASEDIGLAYPQAVPIVKACVDSALQLGLPEARLPLAQAAILLATAPKSNTACMAIDAAMADVKAGLAGDIPRELQNVHADSAGMEREQGYLYPHNFPGHWVRQQYLPNELKDRKYYQYGDNKTEQAARRYWEEIKK from the coding sequence ATGGCTTACCGGCCATTGGCAGATGAGATACGGCCCCAGACCCTGGATGAAGTGGTGGGGCAGAAACATATTTTAGGCAGGGAGGGCCTGCTCCGCCGGATCATCGAGGGGGGTGACATCCCCAACCTGATCTTTTATGGTCCCTCGGGTACCGGAAAGACCACGGTGGCCAACATCATCGCCCGGCGGACCAACCGGCCCCTGCACCGGCTGAACGCCACTACCGCGTCCATCAGTGACATCAAAGAGATCATCGCAGACATCGGGACCCTGATGGCCCCGGAAGGAGTTCTCCTTTACCTGGATGAGATCCAGTATTTCAACAAGAAGCAGCAGCAGTCCCTGCTGGAGTTCATGGAGAACGGCAAGATCACCCTCATTGCCTCCACCACGGAGAACCCCTTTTTCTACGTGTTCGGGGCAGTGCTCTCCCGGTCCACCGTGTTCGAGTTCAAGCCCATCACCGCGGAGGACGCCCTGCCCGCCATCGACCGAGGGGTGTCCATCCTGGAGGGGCGCCTGGGGGGCGGATTGATGCTGGAGGAGGGGGTGCGGGAGCACATTGCTGCCTCCTGCGGCGGTGACATCCGAAAGGCCATGAACGCCCTGGAGCTGCTGGCCTCGGCGGCGAAAAGGGAGCAAGGAAAATTCCTTGTCACTTTGTCAGACGCCCAGACGGCGGCCCAGAAGTCCGCTATGCGGTATGATCGGGAGGGGGACAATCACTTTGATATTGCCTCCGCCCTGATGAAATCTATGCGAGGTTCAGACCCGGATGCGGCGGTCCATTATCTGGCCCGGCTGCTGGAGGCGGGGGACCTGATCACGGCCATCCGCCGCATCCTCTGCTCTGCCAGTGAGGACATCGGCCTGGCCTATCCCCAGGCGGTGCCCATCGTAAAGGCCTGCGTGGACAGCGCCCTTCAGCTGGGGCTGCCTGAGGCAAGGCTGCCGCTGGCCCAGGCGGCCATCCTTCTGGCAACCGCTCCCAAGTCCAACACGGCCTGCATGGCCATTGACGCGGCTATGGCCGACGTGAAGGCAGGACTGGCGGGGGACATCCCACGGGAGCTCCAGAATGTCCATGCCGACTCGGCGGGGATGGAGCGGGAGCAGGGCTACCTCTACCCCCATAACTTCCCGGGCCACTGGGTGCGGCAGCAGTACCTGCCCAATGAGCTGAAAGACAGAAAATATTATCAGTACGGGGACAACAAGACAGAGCAGGCCGCCCGACGCTACTGGGAGGAGATCAAGAAATAG
- a CDS encoding acetyltransferase GNAT family codes for MSGKGSEARLTHGGDPRFRELVRAMDREYGERFGAAALKCRSCHGLDDIRQACLLLRDGQVVACGAFRAMEEGTAELNWVYVRPEHRRRGCARQVVEVLELQALFQGFGRMVMEIGRDIPEAISLYRKMGYREIEPFTIFADNKDTLCMEKELL; via the coding sequence ATGAGCGGAAAAGGATCAGAGGCCCGGCTGACCCACGGCGGGGACCCGCGCTTCCGGGAGCTGGTCCGGGCGATGGACCGGGAGTATGGGGAGCGGTTTGGGGCAGCGGCCCTGAAGTGCCGGAGCTGCCACGGCCTGGATGACATCCGGCAGGCCTGCCTGCTCCTGCGGGACGGGCAGGTGGTGGCCTGCGGTGCCTTCCGGGCGATGGAGGAGGGCACAGCGGAACTGAATTGGGTCTATGTCCGTCCAGAACACCGCCGCCGGGGGTGTGCCAGGCAGGTGGTGGAGGTGTTGGAGCTCCAGGCCCTGTTTCAGGGCTTTGGCCGCATGGTGATGGAGATAGGCCGGGATATCCCGGAAGCGATATCCCTTTACAGAAAAATGGGATACCGGGAGATCGAGCCTTTCACCATCTTTGCGGACAACAAGGACACCCTGTGCATGGAAAAGGAGCTGCTGTGA